The following coding sequences are from one uncultured Cohaesibacter sp. window:
- a CDS encoding ABC transporter permease yields MRLFLRRYFGAFGAIFSNWSAFSTMVLATFLYAALYPQPYLGEVVKKAPVVAVDQDGSTASRALLRRIANTDGVRIAANVQDMNAAKDLFYKREVYGVVVIPPQFEKTLLDGHPSPIAAYGDASYLVIYSALISAVRDAATSMGTEVQFSRLTAAGTDAASATSLISPINITSVTLFNPEGGYNSYVVPAAFVLILQQTLLMGIGILQTGRRRRFGAEMLAEPLAYISLYLVLIFFSQEMLPRLYNIPKIGQTSTLFLVAFPFLTATCALGYVITRLIPWREGILFFLVVLGLPLFFLSGVSWPFEEIPPVIHALSLLFPSTTAITAIVQVNQMGADYQDVLPTVYVLLGLTVFYSLLSVGIDTFTKRR; encoded by the coding sequence ATGAGGCTTTTTCTGCGACGCTATTTCGGCGCATTCGGGGCTATTTTCTCCAATTGGAGCGCTTTTTCTACAATGGTGCTGGCGACTTTCCTTTATGCGGCGCTCTATCCTCAACCCTATCTGGGGGAGGTTGTGAAAAAGGCTCCTGTGGTGGCTGTTGATCAGGATGGGTCAACGGCGAGCCGCGCATTGCTGCGCCGCATTGCCAATACGGATGGCGTTCGCATTGCTGCCAATGTACAGGATATGAACGCTGCGAAAGATTTGTTTTACAAACGCGAGGTCTATGGAGTGGTGGTTATTCCGCCTCAGTTTGAGAAGACTTTGCTCGATGGGCATCCATCGCCGATAGCGGCCTATGGAGACGCCAGTTATCTCGTCATCTACAGCGCGCTAATCAGCGCGGTAAGGGATGCCGCGACCAGCATGGGCACAGAAGTTCAATTCTCCCGGTTGACGGCGGCGGGAACAGATGCTGCCAGCGCCACGTCTCTGATTTCACCGATCAACATTACGTCGGTAACCCTATTCAACCCCGAAGGTGGCTATAACAGCTATGTGGTTCCGGCAGCCTTTGTTTTGATTCTTCAGCAAACTCTCTTGATGGGCATTGGTATTCTGCAGACCGGGCGCAGGAGGCGCTTTGGAGCGGAAATGCTGGCTGAGCCGTTGGCCTATATTTCGCTATATCTGGTTTTGATCTTCTTTTCACAAGAGATGCTACCCAGACTTTATAATATTCCGAAAATCGGGCAGACAAGCACACTGTTCCTCGTTGCTTTTCCTTTCCTTACCGCCACATGTGCGCTGGGCTATGTGATAACCCGCCTTATACCGTGGCGCGAAGGCATTCTTTTCTTTTTGGTTGTGCTGGGATTGCCGCTGTTTTTCTTGTCTGGCGTTTCTTGGCCATTTGAAGAAATCCCTCCTGTCATCCATGCCCTGTCTCTGCTTTTCCCTTCAACAACAGCAATTACAGCCATTGTTCAGGTGAATCAGATGGGCGCTGATTATCAGGACGTGTTGCCTACGGTCTATGTCCTTCTAGGGTTGACGGTGTTCTACTCCCTGCTCTCTGTAGGGATAGATACCTTCACCAAGCGGCGGTAA
- a CDS encoding M81 family metallopeptidase: protein MKSSAKAVVLQLFHEASCLAPKDVTREEFLKRHHMRGEKVRAEFGKTKNWLGGVLTALEEADVPTEIGLCTACLPGGVVCQDDFEHLADELLDSLEQCLSSGPVTHLFLLLHGALLARGYDDPEGWLASKVRARIGDGVRVAISLDFHANVSELLVESADILLGGKLYPHTDAAERGRRLVELALSDRALKTYRYASGVISQMPRQETIDGPFRDLAQLTDKLQGGSVSDVSLLGGFPYSYASFRGMTCLVTAESRKQADDVAAEVVQAVSKVGEALQEPVPSVAEALPDIQNAMSNGLVVVADVGDNPGGGGSGDVTGLLSELVAMKCRFAFAFLVNEALVKKAVSAGVGGHIRVDTSEGGFEADVVSLPEIYYRNVGAMMHGEVLDGGQGAVLGVGSSRILLSSLRVQAYDVNAFGAFGIDLAKMEIAAVKSIAHFRACFTSIAKGGVILVDSFGLSSPRKAQL from the coding sequence TTGAAAAGCTCTGCTAAAGCTGTGGTATTGCAGCTCTTTCACGAAGCCAGTTGTCTGGCACCCAAAGATGTGACGCGCGAAGAATTTCTCAAACGGCACCATATGCGGGGAGAGAAGGTGCGGGCCGAATTTGGCAAGACCAAAAACTGGCTGGGCGGGGTTTTGACAGCGCTGGAAGAGGCCGACGTGCCGACGGAAATCGGTCTTTGCACGGCCTGCTTGCCTGGGGGTGTTGTGTGTCAGGATGATTTTGAACATCTGGCCGATGAGCTGTTGGATAGTCTTGAGCAATGTTTGTCGAGCGGGCCTGTTACGCACCTTTTCCTGTTGTTACATGGCGCTTTGTTGGCAAGAGGGTATGACGATCCTGAAGGATGGCTTGCCTCCAAGGTGAGGGCGCGCATTGGAGATGGCGTTCGGGTGGCCATTTCGCTTGATTTTCATGCCAATGTCAGCGAATTGCTGGTGGAGAGTGCGGACATTCTGCTTGGCGGGAAGCTTTATCCTCACACAGATGCTGCAGAGCGAGGCCGTCGGCTGGTTGAACTGGCTCTTTCCGACAGGGCTCTCAAAACCTATCGCTACGCGAGTGGCGTCATATCCCAGATGCCTCGTCAGGAAACCATTGATGGTCCCTTTCGCGATCTGGCGCAGCTGACTGATAAATTGCAAGGAGGGTCTGTTTCCGATGTTTCCTTGCTGGGTGGATTTCCCTATTCGTACGCGTCCTTCAGGGGGATGACCTGTTTGGTTACTGCAGAAAGTCGCAAGCAGGCGGATGATGTGGCCGCGGAGGTTGTGCAGGCCGTCTCCAAAGTGGGTGAGGCGTTGCAAGAGCCGGTGCCCAGTGTGGCTGAGGCTTTGCCAGACATTCAGAATGCGATGTCGAATGGTCTGGTCGTGGTTGCCGATGTTGGAGACAATCCCGGTGGTGGTGGCAGCGGCGATGTGACCGGACTTCTTTCTGAGCTTGTCGCCATGAAATGTCGGTTTGCCTTTGCGTTTCTCGTCAACGAGGCTCTTGTCAAAAAGGCAGTAAGCGCCGGGGTTGGGGGGCATATTCGGGTCGATACATCAGAGGGCGGCTTTGAGGCGGATGTGGTGTCTTTGCCTGAAATTTACTATCGTAATGTCGGGGCCATGATGCATGGAGAGGTCTTGGATGGAGGGCAAGGAGCCGTTCTCGGGGTTGGTTCTTCCCGAATTCTCCTGTCCAGCTTGCGCGTTCAGGCCTATGATGTGAACGCATTTGGCGCTTTTGGTATCGATCTGGCCAAAATGGAAATTGCTGCGGTTAAGTCCATTGCGCATTTTCGGGCGTGCTTCACTTCTATTGCCAAGGGCGGGGTCATTCTGGTGGATAGCTTCGGGCTTTCGTCGCCGCGCAAGGCTCAGCTTTGA
- a CDS encoding LysR family transcriptional regulator has protein sequence MDFRQLEAFVTVVSTGSMTAAARVLGTSQPTITRLVQELEHSVGFHLLTRNGPKIIPTRDGLDFYSEAEGLLNAVSRLEHRAHDIATAAPRSFNIASISSVGVAFVPKILARMSPDKVPDKISISLQRAEIVPQMVVNGQADLGFANPPLDHPGLEIIGSYVAPCVAALPSDHPLASKKLIKIEDFRGKRFATLGDRFRFRRLVDEALAQQGIVIEQEITCSSTIAALHCIQNGTAVGIVDPLTAFSVPLQNVAIRPLAEESLFSWSIIVAEGHPQLSVLRDLVSLHEEVVGEAIPGFRRQDKGRVRKTTGKSSR, from the coding sequence TTGGATTTTCGCCAGCTTGAAGCATTTGTGACGGTGGTTTCTACAGGCAGCATGACAGCTGCTGCACGAGTGTTGGGAACATCACAGCCAACGATCACGCGCCTTGTGCAGGAGCTGGAACATTCTGTCGGTTTTCATTTGCTGACCAGGAATGGCCCCAAAATCATACCGACTCGAGACGGGCTTGATTTTTATTCTGAAGCCGAAGGGCTCCTCAATGCCGTCTCGCGGCTGGAGCACAGGGCTCACGATATTGCGACGGCAGCGCCGCGCTCCTTCAATATCGCATCCATTTCTTCAGTCGGCGTTGCATTCGTGCCCAAAATTTTGGCCAGGATGAGCCCGGACAAAGTACCTGACAAAATCTCAATCAGCCTGCAGCGGGCCGAGATCGTGCCGCAAATGGTGGTCAATGGGCAGGCTGATCTTGGTTTCGCCAACCCGCCACTTGATCATCCGGGGCTTGAAATCATTGGCTCCTATGTCGCGCCTTGTGTGGCAGCTCTGCCATCGGACCATCCCTTGGCCAGCAAGAAACTGATCAAGATCGAGGATTTCAGAGGCAAGCGTTTTGCGACGCTGGGTGACAGGTTTCGTTTCAGAAGGCTCGTCGATGAGGCTCTGGCTCAGCAGGGGATTGTGATCGAGCAGGAAATTACCTGTTCGTCGACCATTGCTGCCTTGCATTGTATTCAAAACGGAACGGCCGTGGGAATTGTTGATCCCTTGACCGCTTTCAGTGTGCCTTTGCAAAATGTTGCCATTCGGCCGTTGGCTGAGGAAAGCCTCTTCTCCTGGAGCATCATCGTTGCTGAAGGGCATCCTCAGTTGTCGGTGCTGCGGGATCTTGTCAGTTTGCATGAGGAGGTCGTGGGCGAGGCTATCCCCGGTTTTCGCCGTCAGGACAAGGGACGAGTGCGCAAAACGACTGGCAAATCTTCCCGTTAA
- a CDS encoding uroporphyrinogen decarboxylase family protein produces MNRMERLEAVVAGKPVDRVPVSAWGHWYVEEQKAETFADKMLSFREEYDWDLVKVHSRASYHVEPFGFQIDPSNDPAVGHGLFHSPVRHAEDWFKLRPQPVDNEAFDEQMKVLELIRRGLPKDTPLIFTVFTPLDIADKMLDRHADVLFEHIKEAPEAVAYGLSVFSETLARFVRKVTEYGVDGFFFSTKWVNGSKLSTEDYRKLCLPHDLNMMSAAADLPFNIMHVCQNEVFLNSFHDYPVSIMHWDDNGKHNPSLRMGRQMTGLCSGGGVDSPTLARGTAHAVSDKAINAILENNGTGMILASGCSITTAKTPAENLRALREAPAKATALLEQGKAA; encoded by the coding sequence ATGAATCGTATGGAACGACTAGAAGCTGTTGTCGCAGGAAAACCTGTCGATCGCGTACCTGTTTCGGCCTGGGGACATTGGTATGTTGAAGAACAAAAGGCAGAAACCTTTGCTGACAAAATGCTTTCTTTCCGTGAGGAATATGATTGGGATCTGGTCAAGGTTCATTCCCGTGCCAGCTATCACGTGGAGCCATTCGGCTTCCAGATCGACCCATCCAATGATCCGGCCGTCGGTCACGGCCTGTTTCATTCGCCTGTACGCCATGCAGAGGACTGGTTCAAGCTCCGCCCGCAACCTGTAGACAATGAAGCATTTGACGAGCAGATGAAGGTTCTTGAGTTGATCCGTCGCGGTCTCCCCAAGGATACACCTCTTATTTTCACGGTCTTCACGCCGCTCGACATTGCCGACAAGATGCTCGACCGCCATGCCGATGTCCTGTTCGAGCATATCAAGGAAGCGCCGGAAGCGGTTGCCTATGGTCTGTCGGTCTTCTCCGAAACCCTTGCCCGCTTCGTGCGCAAGGTAACGGAATATGGCGTGGACGGCTTCTTCTTCTCGACCAAATGGGTCAATGGTTCAAAGCTGAGCACGGAAGACTATCGCAAGCTCTGCCTCCCACATGATCTGAACATGATGTCAGCAGCTGCTGATCTGCCGTTCAACATCATGCATGTCTGCCAGAATGAGGTGTTCTTGAACAGCTTCCACGACTATCCGGTGTCGATCATGCATTGGGATGACAATGGCAAACACAATCCAAGCCTGCGTATGGGTCGCCAGATGACCGGCCTGTGCTCCGGCGGTGGTGTTGACTCGCCGACACTGGCTCGTGGTACTGCACATGCAGTCAGCGACAAGGCAATCAATGCCATTCTCGAAAATAATGGAACCGGCATGATCCTCGCATCAGGCTGCTCCATTACGACAGCAAAAACCCCCGCAGAAAATTTGCGAGCCTTGCGAGAGGCTCCAGCCAAGGCAACCGCGTTGCTCGAACAGGGGAAAGCAGCCTAA
- a CDS encoding membrane dipeptidase — protein sequence MTEAQALHDEAILIDGLNICNWDREIFEEYRAGGVTAVSCTAAVWENFRDGMLEVSKWLSWYEEHSDIIMPVHSTADILEAKKLGKTGIILNWQNTSPLEDRLQFVPLFKKLGVGVMQLTYNTQNYAGSGYLESTDSGLSDWGKELIDAMAEWGVLCDLSHVGDKTSADVVAYSKKPVAFTHVLPRGLLDKPRNKSDELMQAVAGTGGIVGFSLFAPGMKNGNDSTIDDVVEAICYMVDLLGEDHVTVGTDFSLKHPRPGPFLEWCNMDKGDARWLTQFGSKPVNKPKGIERIKDFPNLTEALLKQGFSAERIKKIYGENWLRVLRQVWEG from the coding sequence ATGACAGAGGCCCAAGCCCTTCATGATGAAGCCATTCTTATTGATGGCCTGAACATTTGTAACTGGGACCGGGAGATCTTCGAAGAATACAGAGCTGGCGGCGTAACCGCGGTGTCCTGTACAGCAGCGGTCTGGGAAAACTTCCGCGACGGTATGCTGGAAGTCTCAAAATGGCTGAGCTGGTATGAAGAACACAGCGACATCATCATGCCGGTACACAGCACTGCCGATATTCTGGAAGCCAAGAAGCTTGGCAAGACCGGCATCATCCTGAACTGGCAGAACACCTCTCCTCTGGAAGATCGTCTGCAGTTTGTGCCTCTGTTCAAGAAGCTTGGCGTTGGCGTCATGCAGCTCACTTACAACACCCAGAACTACGCAGGATCCGGTTACCTGGAATCAACCGATTCCGGCCTGAGCGACTGGGGTAAGGAACTGATCGATGCGATGGCTGAATGGGGTGTTCTGTGTGATCTTTCCCATGTTGGTGACAAGACCTCCGCCGACGTTGTTGCCTATTCCAAGAAACCGGTAGCCTTCACCCATGTGTTGCCACGCGGCCTGCTCGACAAGCCACGCAACAAATCGGATGAGCTGATGCAGGCTGTTGCCGGAACCGGCGGCATTGTCGGCTTCTCGCTGTTCGCTCCGGGCATGAAAAACGGCAATGATTCCACCATCGACGATGTGGTTGAGGCCATCTGCTACATGGTTGATCTGCTCGGCGAAGATCACGTTACCGTCGGCACCGACTTTAGCCTGAAACATCCTCGTCCGGGTCCGTTCCTTGAATGGTGCAACATGGACAAGGGTGACGCACGCTGGCTGACCCAATTCGGCTCCAAACCGGTCAATAAGCCAAAAGGCATTGAGCGCATTAAGGATTTTCCAAACCTGACCGAAGCCCTTCTCAAACAAGGCTTCTCTGCGGAGCGGATCAAGAAAATCTACGGTGAAAACTGGCTGCGCGTTCTGCGTCAGGTATGGGAAGGATAA
- a CDS encoding TRAP transporter substrate-binding protein: MTSLPVRVFCVAALSVFAVDANAETWRLSSMMTPESFEGQAYQKFADLVEEYTDGDIKVRIYPNEQIGTMNSVVEQLSQGLIQLAPSGSSFLARWEDGIRYAAAPFLFDNYEHWSKFIEGDLFKSWLAKAEDTAGISILGDIPDMPRGSFRTIVSSKPIETADDIKGLKMRQYQNELVIDAWTHLGAEVRVLPWGEVYDGINRGIVNAVTSPAEQIQAMRFYEVAPYIVRSDEYPQAVAWMMNKKAWDKLSKENQAALLKAHKEAAAFGRELLAKASASLQSDLEAKDGVHVNFDFDSSPLVKKMADFYNERDAEGKLPKGLLEAVETARGQ; this comes from the coding sequence ATGACATCCCTGCCTGTACGTGTTTTCTGCGTAGCCGCTCTGAGTGTCTTTGCAGTCGATGCCAACGCCGAAACCTGGCGCTTGAGTTCCATGATGACCCCGGAAAGCTTTGAGGGTCAGGCGTATCAAAAATTCGCTGATCTGGTGGAAGAATATACCGACGGCGATATCAAAGTCCGCATTTATCCTAATGAGCAGATCGGTACAATGAATTCCGTGGTCGAGCAGCTCAGCCAAGGTCTCATCCAGCTCGCTCCATCTGGCTCTTCCTTCCTTGCTCGCTGGGAAGATGGTATCCGCTATGCTGCAGCTCCATTTCTGTTCGATAATTATGAACACTGGAGCAAATTCATCGAGGGTGACCTGTTCAAGTCCTGGCTTGCCAAGGCTGAAGATACGGCTGGTATCAGCATTCTGGGTGATATCCCCGATATGCCTCGCGGGTCTTTCCGTACAATCGTTTCCAGCAAGCCCATCGAGACCGCTGATGACATCAAGGGTCTGAAAATGCGCCAGTATCAGAACGAACTGGTGATTGATGCATGGACCCATCTGGGAGCCGAAGTTCGCGTGCTGCCATGGGGCGAAGTATATGATGGAATCAACCGCGGTATCGTTAATGCCGTGACCTCTCCTGCAGAGCAGATTCAGGCCATGCGCTTCTATGAAGTTGCACCTTACATCGTGCGTTCCGATGAGTATCCTCAGGCCGTTGCCTGGATGATGAACAAGAAGGCTTGGGACAAGCTTTCCAAAGAGAACCAGGCCGCTCTCCTGAAAGCGCATAAAGAAGCTGCTGCATTCGGTCGTGAATTGTTGGCCAAGGCGTCTGCTTCCCTACAATCCGACCTTGAAGCCAAGGATGGTGTCCACGTCAATTTTGACTTCGATTCCAGTCCGCTGGTTAAGAAAATGGCCGATTTCTACAACGAGCGCGATGCCGAAGGTAAACTGCCAAAAGGTCTTCTTGAAGCGGTAGAAACTGCAAGAGGTCAATAA
- a CDS encoding TRAP transporter small permease: MLASLDKTLDMVARLFRRLATICLLIMVSLNLFNVVARAAFDHAFGWVFPWTLLLFAWMLFFGFYAYARGGRDVVVDVLMVRLPKPVRVVGGLFAALVGMLFMVAILRAAPTLISIQTSKMDMIDLPLWARSAPLFLSAIMVFLHMLLTFIHIATGNYVPFVKTPIAEEPESDS; the protein is encoded by the coding sequence ATGTTAGCGTCGCTCGACAAAACTCTAGATATGGTCGCCCGCCTTTTCAGAAGGCTGGCAACCATATGTCTGTTGATCATGGTCTCGCTGAATTTGTTCAATGTTGTTGCGCGAGCGGCGTTTGATCATGCCTTTGGGTGGGTCTTTCCGTGGACTCTCCTGCTTTTCGCCTGGATGTTGTTTTTTGGCTTCTATGCCTACGCGAGAGGCGGTCGAGACGTTGTCGTTGACGTCTTGATGGTGCGGTTGCCCAAACCTGTTCGCGTTGTTGGTGGTCTGTTTGCGGCTTTGGTTGGTATGCTGTTCATGGTTGCCATTCTGCGTGCAGCTCCCACGTTGATATCTATCCAGACAAGCAAGATGGATATGATCGATTTGCCCCTTTGGGCCCGATCAGCTCCGCTGTTCCTCTCTGCGATCATGGTGTTCCTGCATATGTTGCTCACCTTCATTCATATCGCAACCGGGAATTACGTGCCCTTTGTCAAGACGCCGATTGCTGAAGAACCGGAGAGCGACTCATGA
- a CDS encoding TRAP transporter large permease gives MILGLIVIGGFICLMMIGVPVTIAIGAASVGGLYWAGFGDQSLVVPQQIIDGAAKPGLLAIPFFILAGNLMNAIGLTDRIFNFALALVGHFRAGLAYVNVIASLLFAGVSGAATADIAGLGQLEVKAMRARGYTPEFSAALTVATSLVGPIVPPSISLIVYAWLASESVARLFLAGIIPGVLVAVSFILYIRFLSIWVPMPREPRATARGLLKATVEGIPALVAPGIILGSIVFGFATATEAGVIACGYSVLIGLFYRKLHVEGLWDALVQSATLASLIMMIIGVSQIMGWLFAFEQVPQAFASGILEAISSKGVFLAFTIALLVLIGCFMEATPAKIILLPLLLPIADMFGIDRVQFGMIITLSLLLGIATPPLGVGLYLMSAVSGVRFEKLAVSILPLLIPPIIVLVLIAAVPEITLWLPNLVMGPAQ, from the coding sequence ATGATACTCGGATTAATTGTTATCGGGGGCTTCATCTGCCTGATGATGATCGGTGTGCCGGTTACCATAGCGATTGGTGCAGCTTCGGTTGGAGGGCTCTATTGGGCCGGTTTTGGTGACCAAAGCCTTGTTGTGCCTCAACAGATCATTGATGGTGCAGCCAAACCTGGACTGTTGGCCATTCCCTTCTTTATTCTGGCTGGCAATCTGATGAATGCAATCGGGCTCACAGACCGGATTTTCAACTTCGCATTGGCTCTGGTAGGGCATTTCCGTGCCGGTCTTGCTTATGTGAACGTTATTGCTTCGCTTTTGTTCGCGGGTGTATCCGGGGCTGCTACGGCAGATATTGCAGGATTGGGCCAGCTGGAAGTCAAAGCGATGCGTGCCCGTGGTTATACGCCTGAATTTTCAGCAGCTTTGACCGTTGCCACATCACTTGTCGGCCCCATTGTTCCGCCTTCGATCAGCTTGATTGTCTATGCCTGGCTGGCCAGTGAATCCGTCGCTCGCCTGTTTCTTGCAGGGATCATTCCCGGAGTTCTGGTGGCCGTTTCTTTCATTCTCTATATCCGCTTTCTTTCCATCTGGGTTCCTATGCCGCGCGAACCACGGGCAACGGCACGTGGTTTGCTAAAGGCAACAGTCGAGGGGATTCCGGCACTGGTTGCTCCGGGAATTATCTTGGGATCTATCGTGTTCGGATTTGCGACTGCGACAGAGGCCGGCGTCATCGCTTGCGGCTACTCGGTTCTGATCGGGCTTTTCTATCGCAAACTTCATGTTGAGGGCCTATGGGATGCTCTGGTGCAGAGCGCGACGCTGGCTTCATTGATCATGATGATCATCGGCGTTTCGCAGATCATGGGCTGGCTGTTTGCCTTTGAGCAGGTGCCGCAGGCTTTTGCTTCGGGCATTCTGGAAGCCATTTCGAGCAAGGGTGTGTTTTTGGCCTTTACCATTGCGCTCTTGGTGCTCATTGGCTGCTTTATGGAAGCAACGCCAGCCAAGATCATCCTTCTGCCCTTGCTGTTGCCGATTGCGGATATGTTCGGCATCGATCGGGTTCAGTTTGGTATGATTATCACCTTGTCTCTGCTGTTGGGTATTGCAACGCCACCGTTAGGGGTCGGGCTCTATCTTATGTCTGCCGTGTCCGGGGTACGGTTTGAAAAGCTCGCTGTTTCCATTTTGCCGTTGTTGATCCCGCCGATAATCGTGCTGGTCCTAATCGCTGCTGTGCCGGAGATTACTCTCTGGCTTCCAAATCTGGTGATGGGCCCAGCCCAGTAG
- a CDS encoding RidA family protein yields MKVVNTSDAPAAIGPYSQAIAAGGLLFVSGQLPINPATGSIEATDVVGQLHQCMKNIDAIAKEAGASLDKVVKTTILMQDLAGFADVNEAYGSYLKEPFPARACYQVAAIPKGALIEIEAVIELED; encoded by the coding sequence ATGAAAGTTGTCAATACATCTGATGCACCAGCTGCAATCGGCCCCTATTCACAAGCGATTGCTGCAGGTGGGTTGCTGTTCGTTTCAGGGCAGTTGCCAATCAATCCGGCGACAGGATCCATCGAGGCCACTGATGTTGTTGGACAGTTGCATCAATGCATGAAAAATATCGATGCCATCGCCAAGGAAGCGGGAGCCTCTTTGGACAAGGTCGTCAAGACCACCATACTTATGCAGGATTTGGCTGGCTTTGCTGACGTCAACGAAGCCTATGGCAGCTATCTCAAAGAGCCTTTTCCCGCTCGTGCCTGCTATCAGGTTGCAGCCATTCCGAAAGGCGCTCTCATTGAAATCGAAGCCGTAATCGAGTTGGAGGACTGA
- a CDS encoding PLP-dependent cysteine synthase family protein: MAQALQALAIEPTTEFCFCEQETYHEWACTALEKLDCEKQRAVDTHLIPLNLSGFEDTPIYLKDESTQPTGSLKHRLARSLFTNAICNGFIGPESTVIEASSGSTAVSEAYFAQLLGLPFIAVMQKDTSKTKVDAIKHYGGKCHLVERGDQVYAESERLAEETGGYYMDQFSNAAVATDWRSDDSIAGTILQQMQREPVTTPAWIVMSAGTGGTSATIGRHLRYHKLPTKLCVPDVENSVFMNAWQSHERNLTCSAGSRIEGIGRPRVEPSFMSDLVDAMIKVPDAASVAAMLKLSQFLGRPVGPSSGTNFFGALVVAGKMREAGEKGPIVTVVCDGGYRYQDTYHESAWRQAKGLNDAAWMDYVDGLLTV, translated from the coding sequence ATGGCACAAGCTCTGCAAGCGCTCGCTATTGAGCCGACCACCGAATTCTGCTTTTGCGAGCAGGAAACCTATCATGAATGGGCCTGCACGGCGTTGGAAAAACTCGACTGTGAAAAGCAGCGCGCGGTTGATACGCACCTGATCCCCCTGAATTTGTCCGGATTTGAAGACACTCCGATTTATCTGAAGGACGAAAGCACCCAGCCTACAGGGAGCTTGAAGCATCGTCTGGCCCGTTCTCTGTTTACCAATGCGATCTGTAATGGTTTCATTGGTCCGGAAAGCACGGTCATTGAAGCATCTTCCGGTTCCACAGCTGTGAGCGAAGCCTATTTTGCGCAACTGCTCGGCCTGCCCTTCATCGCCGTGATGCAGAAAGACACGTCAAAGACCAAGGTTGATGCGATCAAGCACTATGGTGGTAAATGTCATCTGGTTGAGCGTGGCGATCAGGTTTATGCGGAATCAGAGCGACTGGCTGAAGAAACTGGCGGATATTACATGGACCAGTTTTCCAACGCAGCAGTGGCAACCGACTGGCGCAGCGACGACAGCATCGCCGGGACGATCCTGCAACAAATGCAGCGCGAGCCTGTGACTACTCCTGCCTGGATTGTTATGAGTGCAGGCACAGGTGGAACCTCGGCAACAATTGGCCGCCATTTGCGTTATCACAAGTTACCGACGAAGCTGTGTGTGCCTGACGTGGAAAATTCCGTGTTCATGAATGCTTGGCAATCCCATGAGCGCAACCTGACCTGTTCGGCAGGGTCTCGTATCGAGGGTATCGGGCGCCCGCGCGTCGAGCCTTCCTTCATGTCAGATCTCGTGGATGCCATGATCAAGGTGCCTGATGCTGCGTCGGTCGCAGCCATGCTGAAATTGTCCCAGTTCCTTGGCCGCCCTGTCGGGCCTTCGAGCGGAACAAACTTCTTCGGGGCGCTTGTGGTTGCTGGCAAAATGCGAGAAGCCGGCGAAAAGGGGCCTATCGTAACTGTTGTTTGCGATGGTGGGTATCGCTATCAGGATACCTATCACGAGAGCGCTTGGCGTCAGGCCAAAGGGCTTAATGATGCTGCCTGGATGGACTATGTTGACGGTTTGCTGACTGTTTAA
- a CDS encoding class I SAM-dependent methyltransferase, translated as MTDQPFTAVFIFIARRDSPMAVTSPNHAGMMDDIYRYQRLIYDATRKYYLLGRDKVINQIQPDENARILEMACGTGRNLDLIDKRYPGRQLYGLDISEQMLQTAREKLGKRALLKQGDACDFNSVELFGTETFDHIVMSYSLSMIPDWQGAITEAMRHLSVGGTLHLVDFGDQAKLPSLFKTALNKWLKQFHVTPREELYAFLQVIAERDTISLEHKNIFRHYAQTAKIEKLSPEK; from the coding sequence ATGACCGATCAGCCATTTACGGCGGTGTTCATCTTTATCGCAAGGCGGGATAGTCCAATGGCGGTGACCTCTCCCAATCATGCCGGAATGATGGACGACATATATCGCTACCAACGGCTGATTTATGATGCCACGCGCAAATATTACCTGCTCGGGCGGGACAAGGTCATCAACCAGATCCAGCCTGACGAGAATGCCCGCATTCTGGAAATGGCATGCGGAACGGGGCGCAATCTCGATCTGATCGACAAACGCTATCCAGGCCGCCAACTTTACGGCCTCGACATTTCCGAACAAATGCTGCAGACAGCAAGGGAGAAGCTGGGCAAGAGAGCTCTACTGAAACAGGGCGATGCCTGCGACTTCAATTCTGTAGAACTGTTCGGCACAGAGACATTCGACCACATCGTCATGTCTTACAGCTTGTCGATGATCCCGGATTGGCAGGGGGCAATTACAGAAGCGATGCGCCATCTTTCTGTAGGGGGAACATTGCATCTGGTCGACTTTGGTGATCAGGCCAAGCTTCCGTCTCTTTTCAAAACAGCCTTGAACAAGTGGCTCAAGCAATTTCATGTAACCCCGCGTGAAGAGCTTTATGCTTTCCTGCAAGTCATCGCCGAGCGCGACACAATCTCCCTTGAGCACAAGAATATTTTCCGACACTACGCTCAAACGGCAAAAATCGAAAAGCTGAGCCCAGAGAAATAG